One region of Streptomyces davaonensis JCM 4913 genomic DNA includes:
- a CDS encoding vWA domain-containing protein, translating to MANRPVHFIWLLDCSYSMQGEKIGQLNYAIREAIPEMRAVAHDNPAAQLLLRTVKFSTTAQWHHQTPVPVDDFTWQDVQVDGTTNLGEALTLVSRELQSPPMPQRALKPVLALVSDGVPTDDWKAGLKAIDATPWGRKAVRVAIAIGADADRAVLQEFLGNPELQPLDANSPKQLAAAIRWASTAAVKAASQPVAGAADPLAKQPYAPPVLDDDDDDDVW from the coding sequence ATGGCCAACCGGCCGGTCCACTTCATCTGGCTGCTCGACTGCTCGTACTCGATGCAGGGCGAGAAGATCGGCCAGCTCAACTACGCGATCAGAGAAGCGATCCCGGAGATGCGGGCGGTGGCGCACGACAACCCGGCCGCCCAACTCCTGCTGCGCACCGTCAAGTTCTCCACGACGGCGCAGTGGCACCATCAGACCCCGGTCCCGGTCGACGACTTCACCTGGCAGGACGTCCAGGTGGACGGCACGACCAACCTCGGCGAGGCGCTCACCCTGGTCTCCCGGGAGCTCCAGAGCCCGCCGATGCCGCAGCGAGCCTTGAAGCCGGTGCTGGCGCTGGTGTCGGACGGGGTGCCCACGGACGACTGGAAGGCCGGTCTGAAGGCGATCGACGCGACGCCGTGGGGCCGTAAGGCGGTCCGGGTCGCCATCGCGATCGGCGCCGACGCCGACCGCGCGGTCCTCCAGGAGTTCCTCGGCAATCCCGAGCTCCAGCCGCTGGACGCCAACAGCCCCAAGCAGCTCGCGGCGGCGATCCGCTGGGCCTCCACGGCGGCCGTGAAGGCGGCCTCGCAGCCGGTGGCGGGCGCGGCCGACCCGCTGGCGAAGCAGCCGTACGCGCCGCCGGTGCTGGACGACGATGACGATGACGACGTGTGGTGA